The window ACTCAAGTAGTGCTTCGGGATAGTGACTTTATTGACCAAAGATCACTGGAATTGCACACTGAATTAACTAGAGATTAGTGTGCAAGTATGCATCGATAACAATAAATGAACACATTAGCACTTACCTTCGTCCTCGAATTCATCTTCGTCGTTGATAATACCATCGTCAATTGGGATGTTTGGATCTCCATTTGGTCCAGACATTATTTAACCTTAAATCTTCACGTTTATTACTTTAAAATAGTTAGCTGTCGTAACTGTATGCTgttaagctagctagctgggtTGCCAGGTAATTAGCATTAGCAAACTAACGAGCAACAGTTCAAATTcagcaaaataaatgaatgaacaaGTTCACCGTTAAATGTCTAATTTAACGTTATCTTCTTCGGATTTGTATTGGCGGTTGGCAAATGTAACGTTATTGTCAGACAGTTTGATTAAATATACACAGATTCCAGGAGGAAGTCTCCGACGAGGCGAGTTGGCTAGCTTGACATTTGTCGTCATTGGCCTGGCAGACGCAGACGTCAGATAGTTGTTTACTGAAGTGATGCATTATGGGGGAAATGTGGGCGGGCTTGATACGTAACAGCAAAGATTGTTGTAGTAATAAGAAAGAGTACTCATACTGTACGGATAACTTGATGAGTAGTTgagttaaaatatatatacaataatacacCTCAGAAAATATTTAAAGCGTTTTTACGTTACTATTAGTAGTGCCTGTTTTAGAGCAAGatcaagtttttttatttaaagtttctTCCATACCACCGCAGCTTACTTGTCGACTACAATTATGGTTTCTGAAAATACGAACGGAGTGGGATGTCTATTTTATTCTCCTGCTCTCTGATTCCGAGCTGTCAGAGTCAGCTGACTTAACGCACCTGACTTAAGCCAATTTACGTTCATTTTTGACACATGTTGAGGTTACTGTTTATAagcatatatactatataaaatacatttgagGTCTGTGTCATAGTAGCAGATTTCTTGTATACAGTTATGCTAGTTTGCTGCTCATTTATCTTATTGAATCAGTTTTCCTGCTAGCTTACTGAAAACCTCAAGCTTTACTCGGTTTAACGACACTCAAATTGATTGAATCAATCAGTCAAAGTGTCGCGTTTGATCAATACCACAGCGATAGTTGAAATGGAAGCTGTACCCTTTCGTCTAAGCTGACCTTCCTGACTTTGTTCACTGGATGGCGCTAAAATATCATGCAACAGAGTCTGCTCCTTCGACCCACGTGTAGTCGTTTCCTGTAAGGGGGTGGCCTGATCAACACGCACTGAAAGATTTGTTTTGAAGTGTTTTGAAGCTATGGATGAATTACCTACGGATCTCAAAGCCTTTCTTCTTAACCACCCTTTTCTTCACCTTACAGATGGCAAAAAGGTTAGCGAGTTAATGACATCACATTACACGAAATACCGTCGTTCAATTTGATGCTAGCCATATTGCTAACTATCTCACGAGCCATATACTTTGAAGTGTCGTGATGGCTACCTCATTTCATTTGTTGTCTTCAGATCAAATGCACTCTGAATGGCCATGAGTTTCCATGCAACCTGGCGGAGCTAGAGAAGTTCACTAAAGGGAAGAAGTACGAGAAACTTAGTGCTGCAGCAGAGTTCAACTACAGGCAGTATGAACCGCACGTTGTATCAAGCACAAAACAACCGTAAGGAGACTCTTGCTTACCATTTTGCAAGAGAAACATGTTACTTGTATTACTTGCATGGACATTTCTCACTCCGAAATGGGCTGAATGTGTGAAGCCAATCAGGAcatctgtgtgtaatgtgttttctgatgtctcttgtcttgttttacagcaaccagcTCTTCTGTAAGCTGACCCTCAGACACCTCAACCGGCAGCCGCATCATGTCCTAAGACATGTTAACGGGAAACGCTTCAAGAAAGCCCTCTCTAAATGTCAGTTCATTACTTATCTACATGCAtggcactttgtttttgttttatacacaTTATGAACTTTTCATTTAATtgaatttcttttactgtctatgattATGAAGTAGTGGGTTTAGTATGCCTTTTGAACAGTACCTATTATACATAGTATAGTGTctataatacaatacaatctAGGCCTAAATCACAGACGTTTAGTGTTATACTCATTATTCAGTAAGGAAATCAAAGCTATCTGGTGTATATCTgctgatttaaaaatgtatttccatgGTAACCTTTATCTGCTGAACATAATCTTCCCAATCTGCTTGACCAACGTTTTCATACATTTTGGGATTTTGTTGAATGCAGTAAATTATAAACACCAGAATCAATTTTCTTAAGGCAAGTATAACCCAATAACACAGTCACAATATTCCCATAAAGTTTTGATTTCACACTGATCGACTTCTATTTTAGATTTACACTATAGTGTTGCTTCCGTTCTCATTAGTGTTGCCATTGTACCTTGGTCCTTTAAATCTCCTTGATAATATCACTAAACTTCAATCCCAGCATTCTTAATGGAGCTATATGTTTGCCCAGCAAGGACACGTTTGAATCGAATCAGAAACCATTACAGTGTTCTATCAGTATTATCAATATGCGGTCCATGTAATACACCGCAGATAGGTTAGACAATTCCAACTGTCAATTTGATTGTTGACATGACTGTCTCATTCTGCTCTAGATGAAGAGTGTGTGAAGCAAGGGATTGAATTTGTTCCAGCCAGACTCAAACAGAAAAGGCCCAAAGACATCAGAGAGGAGGTCAATTGGGGGAAGCCCTCAAAACACGGGAACAACGCGTTCGAACCCTCATCCAGTGACGAGGATCACAGTGACTCAGAAGACAGCATGAGTGACCTCTACCCTTGTCAGTATCCCGGGTGCACACAGTGTAGACATATTTGTCCAATTTTTATTATAATGGTTGTTATGTCTAACTGTATGTCAGTGAGTTCCCAAGACTCTGCAGGATTTCACTCCAGGCAAAAACCTAGTGAATTTATTGTGGCTTGTAGGATAGCAGTTTTACTTTGCTGTAACACTGTTTCATATGTTGCCACAGCCACAATGTTCACTTTAAAAAACGAGGCGGAAGAAAGTATGGAGGGTGACGGGGATAAGGAGGAAGATGACTTCCAAACAGATGAAGACGAGCAAATGGAACTGGATAAGCCGGTTCTGCAGAAACGCAAGAAGGTCTGTcaaaatgggattttttttttctgtgtttgttgaATCCAATCAGCGTTAATAGCTTGCACTAATGTAATTATGTTTTCCTGACTGACATTAAAGCTGtcatatttatttcttttaggtACAGGGCGGTGGTTTTCAGAAGAAATTCAGAAATAACCACTGGAAATCAGGCCGAAAGAAACCTGGGAAAGTGCCAAATGGAAAGTAACAACTGAAACCATTTATGTGTAGTATTTATATCCCTGGTGATTTGTCAGGGAGCAACACTGCACTTCCAGTTAGTAGTATTCCTTTCTGAGCCAGTCTGACCTTTGTAAAGGTGAACATCTTTTCAATTTTTCATACTTTCTGCATATGAAAGGTTGTCGGTTTTCCGAGTTGTGATGTTGCACAGATCCTACGAGGCTGATTtatgtgaaatgaaaaatgttagTGGCTGTGAATGCATCGTTTGACTGGATAAGTTGTATTGTGTGGTTTGCAACCAAGTGTGATTGTATAAAATACACCTCAATTTGGATTTGCAAACAttgtctctttatttatttatttattttaccatcATTGACTATAGACTGGATGAAAAGGAGACCTTTACAGACAGTAACTCTGCAGGCCGTGAACATATCATTTGACATAAAAGTGCTAATCATAAAAAGCATTTTATAAATTGTCAATTTACCAAGAAGAAAGGCATTGCAGACTAACATGCATATACTTTTTGTATGTTGCATAgtattttatcatttatttcactGTTTGATAAACAGAGGGGGTGTAGACATTTCTCACACAGAGGACTATATGAGAAAGGTATAGCATGGAAAATAACCACCTTCGTTATAGCAGGTCATTGCTGATGTAGCTTGCAAACAGTTTTCACAGCTACATCGGCAATTCCATGACAGACTGTCAATAGGCTTTTATGCTGTAGACAACAGCTCTTCCAGTGCCTTAATGGACATTTTCACCCAGGATGGACAGATTTTGTCTGCAAAAAACATCAAGTTGAGGACTATTACTTTGCGGCTCCAACCAGTCACTGCAACAAGTTCCTTGCTGATGTATTGTTCTAATTTAATGTGTAATTTACACTTCTGAAATGTCTTGTGTAACTGCAACATTGCTTGTTTATTTCCTCttccctttgtctctgtgtAAATGTTGAGGGCAAGTCATGTTTACTGTGCAAAACATTAAGTACTTAATGCATTTAAAAATCATCAGCTGACATGGTGTACACTGAACCACTGCATGTGAAATTACCACGTTTTTTATGCATGGCTAACCGAGTGTACACAAGTTTAAAGACTTTATCAAGGCTTTGGTCTCGACAAGTTAACAAGCCATGTGGCACCTTTTACACCTCCGTCCCATTTCCCTTTATAGCTCTGCTCTCTCATGGCAGTTACGTTCCTAATTCTCCCACCAACATCATCTCAGTCACCAGCAATATatctgagtaaaaaaaaaaacattaatagttAGCTGAAGGCAAAAAGTTGATAAACATTGATGCTACAATTGATAAAGTGATTTGTAGATATTTGGGTCAAAAGAAGGAGTTCTCTCTATGCCAGGATGGTGATACTCTCATCCACAGGACATGAGGGGGCACTGAACGGTTTGTGGAGTTGCAAATGATTTGAAATTAATTCGGTGGCCTTCACTTTCACCAGATTTATTTTCAATCCAGCTGAACACTAGCCTGGtcggcggagccaggctagctgaaCACCTACAGTATGGGAAATTATGGACAGATGTGTGAGACAGTGCTCTCCATCATAAAACCCCCGAATGAGGGCATTTTCTTCATGCCTCCAGTAAAGTTTAAGAGAAATGATGCTGCCCCAACACCTATACCAAGACACTTTGTTGGTTTTCTTTTAAGTTCTTATGTGTATGCACACAACGCTGGGTGGCTAACGTTATGTCAAGCCCTGATCAGTAGTATACGTGGCATACAGCGGTTGCAGTACCATGTAGGGgggctctgtctctctcgtcaAATCGCGGGGCATTGTGGGGCGGAGGCGGCCTTTCTCTGCGTCCAGGCGATCGGGAAATCTTCAAGTAAATAACGTTAACGGGGGGAGGAGCAGTCCGAGCGCAGCTTAAGAAAAATCCAACACATTGAAATTGTGTTGCGCTGAGCTTTAATTATTAAAACTCTTAATATTACACAAATATGGGACAGGAGGATCTCATGAACACAGCCGAAGACGTGGCGGACCAGGTAACTTCAATTTTAGCACGACACTTGTTAGCcgctgttagcatgttagctgctAACTAGTTTCTCCCAGAATGAAGTAGGCTCTTGAGTGTTTCCTCCAACGTTGTGACGCctttaattattgtttttacaaGTCCACAGTACCTAGCTGACGGAATTAATACGACCCTAAACCAACGCTATAGCTAATTTACTCGTGTTTTAATTTGCAAGAGAAATGGTTGAGGTGTTTGGTCCTGTCATGTGTCTCCAGATGGATTAGCTAGCATTATACTTCACACCGACAGTGTGAAATTGACATATGTTTGGGGAAGGCCACACTTAACAGGTATAAATATGGATGCCTACATCATTATGCCAGCTATTTAGCTTGTCGTCTGTATCCGTGTGTGGTTTATTAACAGTATCTCAGCCAGACAGCAGTTGTGAAATCACACAGCTTAGCCTTCAAGTTATTGGCTAACATTTAGTAATATTGTGTAGCACCCTAATTGTTTGGCAGGCTTAGGGTTACAGAGCATCTCTAAATCGGAGAAGCATTTGGCTTTCCTAAACTTGGCATCTGTATGTGGCCTTGACAGAGCTGCCCCAGCATACAGTTCACCCAAACACTCGACGTGAACCCTTCACTTAGGCTAAATAAGTTACATGCAACAGCTGCCTTTATGTTACGTTAGTTACTGGTATGTCTGTCTTTctgagtttttgttgttgttgcttcacTAGGTAGTGCACAGATCTATAAGAGGTAAAATGAGATATCAAGATCAGATGTCAGGTCTGTCTGTGACCCATGTTCCTATGTAgactgtgaaaaagccccagaagtttttttttttttttttttgtcctgttcTGTCATTTAAACAGTTACTGTAGTCTGGCTTATAAGAGGTATGTTCTTCTGTAGTGTTGTGTGTTAGATTCATGGCCTTGTGTTTTTGCAGGTCAGGCCAGACTTTTAATGCCAGCTATCTCCTTGGAAGCGTACCGTCAGTAGGCCTAATTCTTCTAAAGGAGTAGTGTCCGTTCAAACATCAAGTCCTGGAGTCAGTTCTGTGTATGTTTATGGCAGCTGTCTTGACTGAACTCAATCCACATGCCAAAAACTGCACCACTTCCCTAATGGAATTACAACTGATTGATTTATACACTCCTATCActaatgctgtgtattgtaaaacGTGAACCTGAAATGTTCTGCTTTGTAAGAAACTCTGCAAGGGCACATCACTCACCTCACTTAGTGGTCCTGAGCTAACATGTTACTTTACACTTTACTTAACAAAATGGTCTATTTGTAGGCTGTTGCGGTGACCTCAGACTTGTTAGGATTGGCTCCCAGTTCGTCCATTCATGTTTCACATAGCAGTCATAGTGGGAGTTGGTGGATGCTGATAGGCTGCCGAGCTCTGACAGTGCTGATGTGGACAGCTGAGTAGGCGGGGCATGGGGCAGGTCACTGCACCTCTACTATGTCACTGTACTATCTAAGGATCTGTTCAtgaattattttctcttttgagAGAAGATCGTAGTGtagtttcttttcttgtttaaaCATTTAGCATACTTCAACtcataataatacaataagCGTTTAGGGTTTTAACAGGGAGGCACAACTCTGTTATTGTCTTGAGATTTGTGGACCACAACACAACTCCCGCCCTTAATAAAACAAAGTAACAGGTGGCACGCCATTTGTCATACCTTTTAGGTAATGGGGTACTCTTATTTATAAGGATCCACAGTATTTGTGTGGACAAATATGACTTCTTTGGGATATTTGTTCATGCAAAGTCTATCCCAGGCAGCAATTCAGCGTTAATGACTACTCTTTCGACATTCACTTAGCATTGCAATTGCATTCAAATGACTAGTGGGTTAATTCCTATCCCTATAATTGAcaatgtaaataataattagTAGCAGTCCTgttgacttgttttttttttcattatttagaCTAGACACTATTTAGAGATCTGTCTGAGTAGCAGCAGGTCAGAACATGGTTTGGTTTTTCAAAAGGAGTCTTTATGGGAATCTTGTTTAAATTTAGTTATGTGTTACAGCTTGGTGACCCAGTAATGTTGTTTCTCAGTTATGCTGTTGACAGCTAGCCTTGTAGCGcctcagaaaacacattttttgattgttctttgCACTTCAAGCTATCTTCTTTTTTGTCAATCACTcatttctcctcttctttccctCTGTTGCCCAGTTCCTGCGGATAACCAAACATTACCTGCCCCACCTGGCGCGTCTCTGTCTCATCAGCACCTTCCTGGAAGACGGCATCCGCATGTGGTTCCAGTGGAATGAGCAGAGAGACTACATCGAGGCGACCTGGAGCTGTGGCTACTTCCTGGCCACCTGCTTTGTGCTGCTTAACTTGATAGGACAGCTGGGTAAGTGAATGGGAGGCAGTGCACCATCATGTCACGGTCCAGACATGAGTGAGTCAACTCATATTTTACTGTAGTAGGAAGGTGCATGTTTTTGTAGTTATTGACTCATAATTTAGGGCAAATGTATGAAAAGTCGGCTCAGTGCATTTCAGCCCCATTGTGTCTGCAGTTTGCAACACGTTGAGCAATAGTGTGAACATCACTTCTGGGTAATAAACCATCATGTTGATTAGAGAGGTCAGGGGAGACTGACAAAACTTGTTGAAGGAAGCCAAGAGGCAGCCCACTTGTCCATGCATCAGTTTTGCAGCGTATGCGAAAATGTATCCCTGAGCTCCTTGAACTTTGAAGCAGATGGGCTGTAAGAGCAGAAGTTCGCACACTGATGAAGGCATCACCCAAAATGTAGCAGAAGAGAGAAAACATCAAGTAGATGTCAGGTCCCATTCTTCATTCATGTTAGAGCCAGAATATGAAGCTACATACTGTAATCAGGATAGCATGACAGGTGAAGTTTGAAAATTTGCCCTAGCAGTAGCATGGTGTCTGTTGAGACAAGCTGAAGCTGACAGTCAGTTTGGCA is drawn from Sander vitreus isolate 19-12246 chromosome 16, sanVit1, whole genome shotgun sequence and contains these coding sequences:
- the surf2 gene encoding surfeit locus protein 2, translated to MDELPTDLKAFLLNHPFLHLTDGKKIKCTLNGHEFPCNLAELEKFTKGKKYEKLSAAAEFNYRQYEPHVVSSTKQPNQLFCKLTLRHLNRQPHHVLRHVNGKRFKKALSKYEECVKQGIEFVPARLKQKRPKDIREEVNWGKPSKHGNNAFEPSSSDEDHSDSEDSMSDLYPSTMFTLKNEAEESMEGDGDKEEDDFQTDEDEQMELDKPVLQKRKKVQGGGFQKKFRNNHWKSGRKKPGKVPNGK